The Conexivisphaera calida genome includes a region encoding these proteins:
- a CDS encoding DUF371 domain-containing protein, translated as MTTEDYLTPRGDCIIGIRADKGAAGLSEEIKRHIRLGDRLRLEIIVGELSFAFDAWGSPSLELSDARSAVIRRSSFASPRTIAVRSTAVARDIPRDIVSELRTGRRGVLAIYVL; from the coding sequence GTGACAACCGAGGATTATCTGACGCCGAGGGGAGATTGCATAATAGGCATCAGGGCCGACAAGGGAGCCGCTGGACTTAGCGAGGAGATCAAGCGACACATAAGGTTGGGGGATAGGCTTCGCCTCGAGATAATCGTGGGGGAACTTTCATTCGCATTCGACGCGTGGGGATCCCCAAGCTTAGAGCTCTCTGACGCTAGATCCGCGGTCATCAGGAGGAGCTCCTTCGCCAGCCCTAGGACGATAGCTGTGAGATCTACTGCGGTCGCCCGCGACATCCCGAGGGACATCGTGTCGGAGCTCAGGACAGGTCGCCGCGGCGTCCTAGCAATATATGTGCTCTAG
- a CDS encoding ACT domain-containing protein, which produces MADAVRAVLEQNLPAKLAVMYGYANLSALARAMRPEVERVHGSAASDDAILVALRRLRGNVEPTTPSSAVRDVIGRSAVAVRTDISRISIARTRAAVRVVMDILRHSHEHLVHLTEGLESITIAVDARAADVLNAVAGTADVLERRDGLAAIIISSPPEIKQTPGCLIPIFVKLYEEGINVEDMTSSHTDTIVLVDSRDAAKAFSSIDSLIKSFRGSA; this is translated from the coding sequence GTGGCAGATGCGGTGCGCGCGGTTTTGGAGCAGAACCTGCCGGCGAAGTTAGCGGTCATGTACGGCTACGCGAACCTATCGGCGCTCGCACGTGCTATGAGGCCGGAAGTGGAGCGCGTTCACGGCTCAGCAGCGAGTGACGACGCAATACTAGTTGCGCTCAGGAGACTCCGCGGGAACGTGGAGCCGACGACGCCGAGCAGCGCCGTACGCGACGTGATAGGGAGAAGCGCGGTCGCCGTGAGGACGGATATATCCAGGATATCGATCGCGAGGACGAGGGCCGCCGTGAGGGTTGTCATGGACATCCTGAGGCACTCGCATGAACATCTGGTACACCTGACGGAGGGGCTTGAGTCGATAACAATAGCAGTTGACGCGAGGGCGGCGGACGTGCTGAACGCCGTGGCGGGCACGGCGGATGTCCTGGAGCGCAGGGATGGACTGGCGGCGATCATAATATCAAGTCCACCGGAGATCAAGCAGACGCCGGGCTGCCTGATACCGATATTTGTGAAGTTGTACGAGGAAGGAATAAACGTGGAGGATATGACGAGCAGCCACACTGACACAATAGTGCTAGTGGACTCGAGGGATGCCGCGAAGGCGTTCTCCTCGATAGACAGTCTGATAAAATCGTTCAGGGGATCTGCGTGA
- a CDS encoding argininosuccinate synthase: MSSNIGKVVLAYSGGLDTSVMIKWLQEKYGAEVYTLTLDLGQRDDFREIEDRAYKIGAKQHFFVDARAEFVERFVYPAIKANGFYEGKYPLSTALGRPLISEKLVEIAHKVGADAVAHGSTGKGNDQVRFDITVRALDPGLKVLVPVRDWGLSRDVELEYAKSKGLPVSEKKSKYSVDQNLWGRSIESGPLEDPFSEPEEDVYDWVTPPEKAPDSPKYVTLTFKQGVPVEIDGERLPPVDLIQRLNTIAGKNGVGLVDHIEDRLVGIKSREVYEVPAALTILEAHRDLEKLTLTVHELSAKAPLEDTWSRLVYNGLWLEPLRRHIDAFIESTQSVVSGDVKLKFYKGHLSVVGRRSENSLYRREMSTYAKDSKYNQQLAVGFIELWGMQTITANSVRSKVAG; this comes from the coding sequence TTGAGCTCAAACATCGGTAAGGTGGTTCTGGCTTACTCCGGCGGGCTCGACACGTCCGTCATGATAAAATGGTTACAGGAGAAGTATGGCGCGGAGGTCTACACGCTCACGCTGGACCTGGGTCAGCGTGACGACTTCCGCGAGATAGAGGATAGGGCCTATAAAATAGGTGCCAAACAGCACTTTTTCGTCGATGCGAGGGCTGAGTTCGTGGAGCGCTTCGTCTATCCCGCGATAAAGGCCAACGGCTTCTACGAGGGCAAGTATCCACTCAGCACGGCGCTGGGCCGGCCGCTGATATCCGAGAAATTGGTGGAGATAGCGCACAAGGTGGGCGCGGACGCGGTGGCTCATGGTTCGACGGGGAAGGGTAACGATCAGGTCAGGTTCGACATCACCGTGAGGGCGTTGGATCCGGGGCTGAAGGTCCTCGTGCCAGTGAGGGACTGGGGCCTCTCGAGGGACGTGGAACTGGAGTACGCCAAGAGCAAGGGACTGCCCGTGTCGGAGAAGAAGAGCAAGTACAGCGTTGACCAGAACCTGTGGGGCAGGTCCATCGAGAGCGGCCCGCTCGAGGATCCGTTCTCGGAGCCCGAGGAAGATGTGTACGACTGGGTCACGCCCCCCGAGAAGGCGCCCGATTCGCCGAAATATGTCACGCTGACCTTCAAGCAGGGCGTTCCCGTCGAGATAGACGGCGAGCGCCTGCCTCCCGTTGACCTCATACAGAGGCTCAACACCATCGCCGGCAAGAACGGCGTGGGCCTGGTCGATCACATAGAGGACCGGCTCGTGGGGATAAAATCGAGGGAGGTCTACGAAGTGCCCGCCGCGCTCACAATACTGGAGGCGCATAGGGATCTGGAGAAGCTCACCCTCACCGTGCACGAACTCTCCGCGAAGGCACCGCTCGAGGACACATGGTCAAGGCTCGTCTACAATGGCCTATGGTTGGAACCCCTCAGGCGGCACATAGATGCCTTCATAGAATCTACACAGAGCGTGGTAAGTGGCGATGTTAAGCTGAAGTTTTACAAGGGTCACCTCTCGGTTGTGGGGAGGCGGTCGGAGAACTCGCTCTACCGGCGTGAGATGTCGACCTACGCTAAGGACTCCAAGTACAACCAGCAGCTGGCAGTCGGGTTCATAGAGCTCTGGGGCATGCAGACGATAACCGCGAACTCCGTCAGGTCCAAGGTGGCAGGCTAG
- the argH gene encoding argininosuccinate lyase, whose translation MASDIYREGRLGSGVLADVVNYISSYSDDVEIFNAIVEINIAHVIALHSSGYIDREEAASILRALVGIDPSILSTMPKMEDAHMTVEAKVIGEAGRAGENINLGKSRNDQVAAAIRMRLREYILDVVGSGARLGLNLVEKAREFRELTMPGFTHLQPAQPVTLGYVLMAHAEEILRDLHRLIESYNRVNLSPLGAAATSGSTVRLNRYALASLLGFKDVMRNAVDAVSSRDYMIEVLAAMLSLSIESSRLAEHLVLWSSPQFSYVELPDEYTATSSIMPHKKNPVVAELARAKAASPLASLVAIAAILKSLPYSYNLDLQDATPHLWRASRDVLSTLNVLAGAVGGLRANRDRMAKDALAGFVTGSDLAEYLTVRFGVPFRTAHKVVGRVVRRTVDEGLTWGPALKEIVESAAAEEGYSVKIPDDEFSSIVDPAEAIKRRSHVGMSGEGYDAMAADLEMKLRHALSWRDVVMEELKKSRSLLEERARAIMGGV comes from the coding sequence ATGGCGTCCGACATCTACCGGGAGGGCAGGCTAGGGTCCGGTGTCCTTGCCGACGTCGTGAACTACATCAGCAGCTACTCAGACGACGTGGAGATATTCAACGCAATAGTGGAGATAAACATCGCGCATGTGATCGCCCTCCATTCCTCCGGCTACATAGACCGGGAGGAGGCGGCCTCAATTCTCAGGGCACTAGTCGGGATCGACCCCAGCATACTCTCCACGATGCCCAAGATGGAGGACGCCCATATGACTGTCGAGGCCAAGGTGATAGGAGAGGCTGGTCGTGCGGGGGAGAACATAAACCTGGGGAAGAGCCGGAACGACCAGGTGGCCGCTGCCATACGCATGCGCCTGAGGGAGTACATACTTGATGTCGTCGGATCCGGCGCCCGGCTCGGCCTCAACCTTGTAGAGAAGGCGAGGGAGTTCAGGGAGCTCACGATGCCGGGTTTCACGCACCTGCAGCCCGCACAGCCGGTGACGCTGGGATATGTCCTGATGGCGCACGCCGAGGAGATACTGAGGGATCTCCACAGGCTCATCGAGTCCTATAACCGGGTCAACCTATCCCCACTCGGCGCCGCGGCCACGTCCGGCTCCACGGTCCGGCTCAACCGTTACGCGCTGGCCTCCCTCCTCGGTTTCAAGGACGTTATGCGCAACGCAGTCGATGCCGTCTCGTCCCGTGACTACATGATCGAGGTCCTCGCTGCCATGCTCTCGCTCTCCATAGAATCCTCGAGGCTCGCGGAGCATCTGGTCCTATGGTCCTCACCGCAGTTCTCCTACGTGGAGCTACCCGACGAATATACGGCGACCAGCAGCATAATGCCGCACAAGAAGAATCCAGTGGTCGCTGAGCTCGCCAGGGCGAAGGCTGCCTCGCCGCTGGCCTCGCTCGTGGCCATTGCTGCCATACTGAAATCCCTTCCATATTCGTATAACTTGGACCTGCAGGACGCCACGCCTCACCTGTGGAGAGCGTCCAGGGACGTCCTCTCCACGCTCAACGTGCTAGCCGGCGCCGTTGGCGGCCTCAGGGCCAATCGCGACAGGATGGCCAAGGACGCCCTGGCGGGATTCGTGACCGGAAGTGATCTTGCAGAATATCTCACGGTGAGATTCGGGGTGCCATTCAGAACCGCCCACAAGGTAGTCGGGAGGGTCGTCAGGCGCACCGTCGACGAAGGATTAACATGGGGGCCTGCGCTCAAGGAGATCGTCGAGTCCGCGGCCGCGGAGGAGGGATATTCAGTGAAAATACCTGACGACGAATTCTCCTCCATAGTGGATCCGGCGGAGGCCATCAAGAGGAGAAGTCACGTCGGCATGAGCGGCGAGGGGTACGACGCGATGGCGGCTGATCTGGAGATGAAGCTGCGTCACGCGCTGTCATGGAGGGATGTGGTGATGGAAGAACTTAAAAAATCCCGCTCACTCCTAGAGGAGCGGGCGCGTGCAATAATGGGAGGTGTTTGA
- the lysW gene encoding lysine biosynthesis protein LysW, whose product MPIKVQCQECGGTIAVPDDALPGEIVSCPDCGTEYEVVSVDPKAGRAELKPAEEVKEDWGE is encoded by the coding sequence ATGCCAATAAAGGTTCAGTGTCAGGAATGTGGTGGCACGATAGCAGTACCCGATGATGCACTTCCGGGCGAGATAGTGTCCTGCCCGGATTGCGGTACTGAGTACGAGGTGGTGTCGGTCGACCCTAAAGCCGGCCGCGCCGAGCTCAAACCGGCAGAGGAAGTAAAGGAGGACTGGGGCGAGTAA
- the lysX gene encoding lysine biosynthesis protein LysX gives MANSLSILTDRLRWEEKALYTTALNMGLRASIVDVKSSSIDISDESTLPAEVRDSDVVLQRCVSHYRGLYYTAVLERFGRRVINSFMTSLMTGNKLLTSLELVKRGIPTPKTYVSFSDESAVEFMERHGYPMVVKPVVGSWGRMVTKVDDRDDANTLVEFRRMLQDPTYQVYYLQEYVRRPPRDLRAVVVGDDVVAAEYRYQPPGDWRTNIARGGRAEPVSLEGHDREIVLKAAEAVGGGVLGVDAMETEDGLLVHEVNGGVEFHGVTHATGVDVATKIIEYARSVAKR, from the coding sequence TTGGCGAATAGCTTATCCATACTCACCGACAGGCTCAGGTGGGAGGAGAAGGCACTATACACTACTGCACTGAACATGGGCCTCAGGGCGAGCATAGTAGACGTGAAATCTAGTAGTATAGATATATCTGATGAGTCGACGCTGCCAGCGGAGGTCAGGGACTCCGACGTCGTACTTCAGAGGTGCGTTAGCCATTATCGTGGGCTCTACTACACCGCGGTCCTTGAGCGCTTTGGTCGCAGGGTGATTAACTCGTTCATGACATCCCTGATGACGGGAAACAAGCTCCTCACGTCGCTGGAGCTGGTCAAGAGGGGCATTCCCACGCCCAAGACGTACGTCTCCTTCTCGGATGAGTCCGCAGTCGAGTTCATGGAGCGTCACGGGTACCCAATGGTTGTGAAGCCGGTGGTGGGTAGCTGGGGGCGCATGGTGACCAAGGTCGACGACAGAGATGACGCAAACACTCTGGTGGAGTTCAGGAGAATGCTCCAGGATCCCACGTATCAGGTGTACTACCTGCAGGAGTACGTGAGGAGACCCCCCAGGGACCTTCGTGCGGTGGTCGTGGGCGACGACGTCGTGGCGGCGGAGTATCGTTATCAGCCGCCCGGCGACTGGAGGACCAACATAGCCAGGGGAGGGAGGGCTGAGCCGGTGTCCTTGGAGGGCCATGATCGTGAGATAGTGTTAAAGGCAGCCGAGGCCGTGGGCGGCGGCGTGCTGGGCGTGGACGCGATGGAGACGGAGGACGGGCTTCTGGTGCACGAGGTGAATGGAGGCGTCGAGTTTCACGGAGTGACGCACGCAACCGGCGTCGACGTGGCTACGAAGATAATCGAGTATGCGAGGAGCGTGGCCAAGAGATGA
- the argC gene encoding N-acetyl-gamma-glutamyl-phosphate reductase: protein MNRTTKVSIIGASGYVGGELLRILSRHPGVEIVAAHSRQHAGEYVHRVHPNLKGVIDLQFTGEDPVKVASNSDLVFLSVPHGTSVKITPKLMELGVRLVDMSADFRLKDPSAYEVWYHYRHPYPDLLDKFVYGLPELHRDELRNARYASAPGCNAAAAILGLAPLARHGLVTNGTIVVDVKVGSSGAGGKPSPATHFSERYGVVRPYSPAGHRHVAEIEQELRISSGRSYTIAMSAHAVNIVRGILSTSHTFTDSGNMDQAKIWRAYRETYREEPFIRFVRDKKGIFRYPDPKIVIGSNFADIGFELDPHTNRIVVLSAIDNLMKGAAGSAVQAMNLMLGFDERTALDAPPLHPV, encoded by the coding sequence ATGAACAGGACTACTAAGGTATCAATCATAGGTGCATCCGGTTACGTCGGCGGCGAACTACTCAGGATACTCTCAAGGCATCCCGGAGTAGAGATAGTGGCGGCACATTCGCGCCAGCATGCGGGCGAATACGTCCACAGGGTACATCCCAATCTGAAGGGCGTCATCGATCTACAGTTCACCGGCGAGGATCCGGTGAAGGTCGCGTCCAACTCCGACCTCGTATTTCTCTCGGTGCCGCATGGCACCTCCGTCAAGATAACCCCGAAGCTGATGGAGCTCGGCGTCAGGCTCGTCGACATGAGCGCTGACTTCAGGCTCAAGGACCCCTCGGCATATGAGGTATGGTACCACTATAGGCATCCCTATCCCGATCTACTGGATAAGTTCGTCTACGGCCTTCCTGAGCTCCACAGGGATGAGTTGAGGAATGCCAGATATGCGTCGGCGCCGGGGTGCAACGCGGCCGCGGCCATACTGGGCTTGGCGCCGCTCGCGCGTCACGGGTTGGTGACGAATGGAACAATAGTGGTCGACGTGAAAGTTGGATCCTCTGGAGCAGGCGGAAAGCCATCCCCCGCCACGCACTTCTCTGAGAGATATGGCGTCGTGAGGCCCTACAGTCCGGCTGGCCACAGGCACGTCGCCGAGATAGAGCAGGAGTTGCGCATCTCGTCCGGCCGCAGCTACACGATCGCCATGAGTGCACATGCCGTCAACATAGTCCGCGGCATACTCTCCACATCGCACACATTCACGGACAGCGGTAACATGGATCAGGCCAAGATCTGGCGGGCCTACCGTGAGACTTATCGCGAGGAGCCCTTCATACGGTTCGTGAGGGACAAGAAGGGAATCTTCAGATATCCCGACCCGAAGATAGTGATCGGATCTAACTTCGCGGACATAGGTTTCGAGCTCGATCCGCACACGAACCGCATAGTGGTGCTCTCCGCCATAGATAACCTGATGAAGGGCGCCGCGGGCAGCGCCGTGCAGGCCATGAACCTGATGCTCGGCTTCGACGAGAGGACGGCGCTGGATGCGCCTCCGCTGCATCCGGTGTGA
- a CDS encoding [LysW]-aminoadipate/[LysW]-glutamate kinase, which translates to MIVVKVGGSLVHGGFLGSILDDIARMSKDRKVVLVHGGGAVVTEVAERMGVKQQFVTSPTGIRSRYTDKETAGIFAMVMAGRINTEIVASLRARGVDAFGLSGVDGGLILAERKKRLVVIDEKGRKRAIDGGYTGRIVEVRPHVLEVLIGSGFTPVISPVAIGQEGEVLNVDADRAAAYVASAIKAEALVLLTNVAGLLDERGALVKELTATDARDRMKKVGPGMDKKLLAAAEALEGGVGKVMISDGRIESPIGRALEGAGTVVRREN; encoded by the coding sequence TTGATAGTCGTGAAAGTGGGTGGTAGCCTCGTGCACGGTGGATTCCTGGGATCCATACTGGACGACATTGCGCGCATGTCCAAGGATCGCAAGGTGGTGCTCGTGCACGGCGGCGGCGCCGTGGTGACGGAGGTCGCTGAGAGGATGGGCGTGAAGCAGCAGTTCGTCACCTCTCCAACTGGGATACGGAGTCGCTACACCGACAAGGAGACTGCCGGGATATTCGCGATGGTGATGGCGGGCAGGATAAACACGGAGATAGTCGCGTCACTTCGCGCGAGGGGCGTCGATGCCTTCGGGCTCTCGGGAGTCGACGGTGGTCTTATACTGGCTGAGCGCAAGAAGCGCCTAGTGGTGATAGACGAGAAGGGCAGGAAGCGCGCGATAGATGGTGGTTATACCGGCAGGATAGTGGAGGTCCGTCCTCACGTTCTGGAAGTGCTCATCGGCTCCGGGTTCACGCCCGTCATATCTCCGGTCGCGATCGGGCAGGAGGGCGAGGTGTTGAACGTGGACGCGGACAGGGCGGCAGCATACGTCGCCTCTGCAATCAAGGCCGAGGCGCTGGTTCTCCTGACCAACGTAGCAGGACTTCTCGATGAGCGCGGCGCCCTGGTGAAGGAGCTCACGGCGACTGACGCAAGGGATCGCATGAAGAAGGTGGGGCCCGGCATGGACAAGAAACTTCTGGCGGCCGCCGAGGCGCTCGAGGGTGGCGTCGGGAAGGTAATGATATCGGACGGGAGGATCGAATCGCCGATCGGCAGGGCGCTCGAGGGGGCCGGTACCGTGGTCAGGAGGGAGAATTAA
- a CDS encoding aspartate aminotransferase family protein, with protein sequence MDPSHVIEVEDSKLLRTFQRFGLVVDHALGAYIWDASGRAYLDFMAGYGVAILGHGRREIADAIKAQLDRNSICHGSLYSPARAEFLEELFSVLPSNMSSAYMANSGAEAIEAAIKVAVKATGRSLLMAAKGSYHGKTLGALSITWGEKYRKPFSQLLPKVHFVDYGDLKSLESAPFEEAAALFLEPVQGEGGVNIPSGEFMREAERRCRSSGCVLVMDEIQAGLGRTGRIWAHEHWGVRPDVMTIGKGIGGGVPMGITAMSSELSSAMRLGEQTSTFGGNPLASAAGTAVLRVLKAERLWENAEKMGSRFIQGLGRIASSRRLAESSRGLGLMDALDLRIGVSEVIPALISNGFISTYSGLRTLRFLPPITIGEEEVDRALSIIDKTLAEIEQAKRAASGERD encoded by the coding sequence ATGGATCCATCACACGTCATCGAGGTCGAGGACTCCAAGCTGCTCCGCACGTTCCAGAGGTTCGGACTGGTCGTGGATCACGCGCTTGGCGCGTACATCTGGGACGCATCGGGCCGCGCATATCTGGATTTCATGGCCGGCTACGGCGTTGCCATACTCGGGCACGGCAGGAGGGAGATTGCTGATGCTATAAAGGCACAGCTCGATCGCAACTCCATCTGCCACGGTTCCCTCTACAGTCCCGCCAGGGCCGAATTCCTAGAGGAGCTCTTCAGCGTGCTCCCGAGCAATATGTCATCGGCCTACATGGCGAACAGTGGTGCAGAGGCTATAGAAGCGGCGATAAAGGTCGCCGTGAAGGCGACCGGTCGCTCCCTCCTGATGGCAGCCAAGGGATCGTATCACGGCAAGACCCTAGGGGCGCTGTCGATAACCTGGGGCGAGAAGTACAGGAAGCCCTTCTCTCAGCTGCTGCCCAAGGTTCATTTCGTAGATTACGGCGACCTCAAGTCCCTCGAATCAGCACCGTTCGAGGAGGCGGCCGCGCTCTTCCTGGAACCCGTGCAGGGCGAGGGCGGGGTGAACATCCCTAGTGGTGAGTTCATGCGCGAGGCGGAGAGACGCTGCAGGTCCAGCGGCTGCGTGCTAGTCATGGATGAAATACAGGCCGGCCTCGGCAGGACCGGCAGGATCTGGGCACATGAGCATTGGGGCGTCAGGCCGGACGTGATGACGATAGGTAAGGGAATAGGCGGCGGGGTACCCATGGGCATAACTGCCATGTCGTCCGAGCTCTCCAGCGCCATGAGGCTGGGGGAGCAGACCTCCACATTCGGCGGGAACCCTCTCGCCTCGGCCGCCGGCACCGCGGTCCTGAGAGTTCTGAAGGCCGAGAGGCTCTGGGAGAACGCCGAGAAGATGGGCTCCAGGTTCATCCAAGGGCTGGGCCGCATAGCGTCATCTCGCCGTCTTGCCGAGTCGAGCAGGGGCCTCGGCTTGATGGATGCGTTGGACCTCAGGATCGGCGTCTCGGAGGTGATACCCGCGCTGATATCCAATGGATTCATATCGACCTACTCGGGCCTCAGAACACTCAGGTTTCTCCCGCCTATAACCATCGGCGAGGAGGAGGTCGACAGGGCATTGTCGATTATCGACAAAACTCTTGCGGAAATCGAGCAGGCCAAGCGCGCAGCTTCGGGCGAAAGAGATTAA
- a CDS encoding Lrp/AsnC family transcriptional regulator has product MPSDDIDSKIIGMLKADARKPFVEIAKELGISEAAVRRRVRKLVESGAIKKFTIELGRLGGASAITLVAVEPGAQIRSIAERVRALDGVDRVYEITGQYDMAIFVGGESITDVNSTIDKIRSMDGVVGTNTVIILKED; this is encoded by the coding sequence ATGCCGAGTGACGATATAGATTCCAAGATAATCGGGATGCTCAAGGCCGATGCCCGTAAGCCATTCGTTGAGATCGCGAAGGAGTTGGGCATCTCGGAGGCCGCCGTGAGGAGGCGCGTCAGGAAGCTCGTCGAGTCAGGCGCAATAAAGAAGTTCACGATCGAGCTGGGAAGGCTCGGCGGCGCGAGCGCGATAACCCTAGTCGCTGTGGAGCCCGGGGCCCAGATAAGGTCCATAGCTGAGCGCGTCAGGGCGCTCGATGGCGTGGATCGCGTATACGAGATAACCGGACAGTACGACATGGCAATATTCGTCGGAGGGGAAAGCATAACTGACGTGAACTCCACAATAGACAAGATCAGGTCCATGGACGGCGTCGTGGGCACCAATACAGTGATAATACTCAAGGAGGACTGA